In one Solanum dulcamara chromosome 1, daSolDulc1.2, whole genome shotgun sequence genomic region, the following are encoded:
- the LOC129889523 gene encoding cytochrome P450 78A7-like produces the protein MSFTSICEDFTWWMFTLPPFLETQNFFNLLIPTFVVFMVITIFTWAFTAAGPSWKNGMNSLGRIPITGPKGLPIFGSLFSLSHGLAHQTLAFTALAYGATQVMAFSLGSTRAIVSSDPTIAREILTSPHFTNRPVKESAKQLMFSRAIGFAPDGKYWRLLRKIASSHLFAPKRILAHEDERQLECNSMLVSIANEQNMHGLVTIRKHLQFASLNNIMGIVFGKKYEMIEENKEAKELREIVDEGFDLLGAFNWSDHLPWLNFFYDPFTLKERCATLVPRVEFFVKKMIQEHKNENSKKISDASCDFVDVLLGLSGEEKLHEDDMVAVLWEMIFRGTDTTALLTEWVMAELVLNQEIQEKIHNELQTILGKNENVTDAHISKLPYLQAVIKETLRLHPPGPLLSWARLSTSDVHLSNGMIIPSNTTAMINMWSITHDPNVWENPSVFKPERFLKSSGGMDFDVRGNDLRLAPFGAGRRICPGKNLGLVTVSLWVAKLVQKFIWVEIETHPIDLSEVLKLSCEMKHPLSAKVVPRIID, from the exons ATGTCTTTCACCTCAATTTGTGAGGATTTCACTTGGTGGATGTTTACTTTACCACCTTTTCTTGAAACTCAAAACTTTTTTAACCTATTGATTCCAACTTTTGTTGTCTTTATGGTAATTACCATTTTCACTTGGGCTTTTACCGCCGCCGGCCCATCTTGGAAAAATGGGATGAACTCTTTGGGCCGGATTCCAATTACCGGCCCAAAAGGTCTTCCTATTTTCGGCAGCTTATTTAGCTTGAGCCATGGCTTGGCTCACCAAACCCTAGCTTTTACTGCTTTGGCTTACGGTGCCACACAAGTCATGGCCTTTAGCTTGGGTTCAACCCGGGCTATCGTGTCATCTGACCCAACCATAGCTCGGGAAATCTTGACCTCCCCACATTTCACGAATCGACCGGTCAAGGAGTCGGCTAAACAACTCATGTTTAGTCGAGCCATCGGGTTTGCACCCGATGGGAAATATTGGAGGCTCTTGAGGAAAATTGCATCGTCACATCTCTTCGCTCCTAAGCGAATTTTAGCCCATGAGGATGAAAGACAACTAGAATGCAACTCAATGTTAGTATCTATAGCCAATGAACAAAACATGCATGGCTTAGTAACTATAAGAAAACACCTTCAATTTGCTTCACTTAACAACATTATGGGAATTGTATTTggtaaaaaatatgaaatgattgaagaaaataaagaggCTAAAGAGCTTCGAGAAATTGTGGATGAAGGATTTGATCTATTGGGAGCTTTCAATTGGTCTGATCACTTGCcatggttgaattttttttatgaccCTTTTACCCTCAAGGAACGTTGCGCAACGCTTGTCCCTCGAGTCGAATTCTTCGTAAAGAAGATGATTCAAGAGCACAAAAATGAAAATTCCAAAAAGATTTCAGATGCTAGTTGTGATTTTGTTGATGTTTTGTTGGGTTTAAGTGGTGAAGAGAAGCTTCATGAGGATGATATGGTGGCTGTTTTATGG GAAATGATCTTTCGGGGTACCGATACAACAGCATTACTAACAGAATGGGTCATGGCAGAACTAGTTCTAAACCAAGAAATCCAAGAAAAAATTCACAACGAGCTACAAACTATACTAGGTAAAAATGAAAATGTAACAGAtgctcatatttccaaattgcCCTATCTTCAAGCAGTAATAAAAGAAACATTACGATTACACCCTCCAGGCCCACTCTTATCATGGGCCCGTCTATCCACGTCCGATGTCCACCTCAGCAACGGTATGATTATTCCATCCAACACGACTGCGATGATCAACATGTGGTCCATCACACATGACCCTAACGTGTGGGAGAACCCGTCCGTGTTTAAGCCAGAGAGGTTCTTGAAATCCTCCGGAGGGATGGATTTTGATGTGAGGGGTAACGATTTAAGGCTAGCGCCTTTTGGAGCCGGAAGAAGAATTTGCCCCGGGAAGAATTTAGGGTTGGTTACTGTGAGTCTATGGGTGGCTAAGTTGGTACAAAAGTTTATTTGGGTTGAAATTGAGACTCACCCTATTGATCTTAGTGAAGTTTTGAAGCTTTCTTGTGAAATGAAACATCCACTTTCAGCTAAGGTTGTTCCAAGAATTATTGATTAG